In Amycolatopsis sp. FBCC-B4732, the genomic stretch CCTAAGTGCCGATAATGTACATTATGTCAAGTAACGTCAGTGCCAGTCGCTGATCATGACGTCCCGTGGTGCCGGGGCGCCCTCCCCGGTCTCCACGAGCTGCTTGAGGCTCATCAGGTAGATCGCCCACTTCGTGCTGCAGTGGTGCATGAACTCGACAGCCTCGCGCCAGCCCTCGTGCTTGAAGAGGACGATCGTGTAGTCGTCGCGCTGCTCCAGGTCCCAGCGGATCGTCGTGCCGATCCACTCGGGCGGGCCGTCGACGACCTCCCAGCGGACGAGCCGGGCCGGGTCGAGCTCGATGACCTTCATGTCGAAGCCGCCCGGGATGAAGCGGAACGCGATGACGTCGCCGACGCCGGTCTCCCCTTCGGTCTTCTCGGTCCACCAGCCGGCGAGGCCGTCGATCGTGGTGAGCGCTTCGTAGACCTTGTCCGGCGTGGCGTTCTGGACGCCGATGCGGTGCAGGATGTCCATTTCTACTGCTTCTTCCGTTCGATGGTTTCGGCGATGTGCCTGATGCGGCGGAGCCGGGCGTCCCAGGCGTTGCCGACGTCGGTGAGCTGCGCGACGGCGCGGGCGAGCTGGGTTTCGTCGACGCGGAACTGCTTTTCGCGTCCTTCGGCCTGTGCGTGCACGAGGCCGACGCGGTCGAGGATGGCGAGGTGCTTGGCGACGGCCTGGCGGGTCACCGGGAGGTGCTCGCTGAGGCTGGTCGCGGTCCCCCGGCCTTCGGTGAGCAGGAGGTCGAGCATGCGGCGGCGGGTGGGGTCGCCGATGGCCGACCAGAGGTCGTCGTCCACGGTGGTGCTCACCGGGTGGCCCCCACCTCGGCGGCGCGGGCGGGCAGGCGGGGCAGGAAGTGGTCCCAGCCGCTTTCGTGGTCGGCGTATTCGGCGGCGATCTTGGCTTCGTCCCAGCCGCGTTCGCGGAAGCCGGTTTCGGTCATCCGCAGGCGGGTGCCGGTGGCGGTGGGTTCGAGTTCGAAGACGACGAGGAAGGAGTTGCCGGGTGCGGCGGTCTCCCCCTCGGCGTGGGTCCAGCGGAAGGAGAAGAGCTTCGGCGGGATGGCGTCGACGACGGTGAAGCGGACTTGCTGGCCGTCGAAGGCGATGTGGCCTTCTCCCCCGGGTTCGACGGGGTAGTCGGCTTCGTCGGGCCACCATTCGCGGACGTGTTCGGGGTTGCTGACGACGTCGAAGACGACGTCGGGGGTGGCGTCGATGTGGAGTTCGCGTTCGAGGGTGCCGTGGTCCATGTCCGCTCCTTTGTGCAACGTTTGGTTGCGTGTCACGTTAGCTCGCGGGGCGCGGATGTGCAACCTTCAGTTGCGTTGAGGTCGTGCTGCACCCAGGCGACGTCGTGCCAGGCGCCGTGCTTCCAGCCGACGCGGCGGTAGACGCCCGCCGGCTCGAAGCCGAGGGTGCGGTGCAGTCCGGCGCTCGCTTCGTTCGGCAGGGTCATGCCGGCGAAGGCGCGGTGGAACCCGCGCTCGCGCAGCCGTTCGAACAGCTCCTCGTACAGGGCGCGCCCGGCGCCGGTGCGGCGGCGGCCGCGTTCGAGGTAGATGCTCGTTTCGCAGGACCACCGGTAGGCGGCGCGGGCGGCGAACGGGGTGGCGTAGGCGTAGCCGGCGATGTGGTCGTCGTCTTCGAGGACGAGCCAGGCGTGGGCCGCGGTGATGCGGCGGGCCATTTCGGTGGTGTCGGGCGCTTCGGTTTCGAAGGAGATGACGGTGTCGGTGACGTAGGGCGCGTAGATGGCCGCACAGGCGGGGGCGTCGGCGGTGGTGGCATCGCGAATCATGGCTCATATGGTAGCCAGAATGGGTCGTATAGTATCCTCGGTTATGACCGATCCCCTGTCCGCCCGCTTAGCGGCCACCGTGCACGCCACCCGCACGTCCCGCGGTCTTTCGGCCGCGGCGCTCGCCGACCGCTCGGGGGTGTCGCGCGCGATGATCGGCAAGATCGAGCGGGGCGACGTCCAGCCGACGGCGGCGTTGCTGGCGAAGCTGTCGGACGCGCTGGGCCTGACGCTCTCGGAGCTGATCGCCCGAGCCGAGGGCGACGAGCGGCGGCTGGTGCGGGCGGCGGACCAGCCGGTGTGGGTGGACCCGGAAACCGGCTACCGCCGCCGCGCCGTCTCCCCCGCCGCCGGCCGGCCGCTGGAGCTGGTGGAGGTCGAACTGCCCCCCGGCGCCGAGGTGGCGATGGCGGCGGGGACGTACGCGTTCCTGCACCAGCAGATCTGGGTGCTGGCCGGGCAGCTGCGGTTCCACGAGGGTGCGCAAGTGCACGAGCTGGCGGCCGGGGACTGCCTGCAGCTGGGCGCGCCGTCGGACTGCGTGTTCGCGAACCCGGGTGCGCTCCCCTGCCGGTACCTGGTGGCGTTGCTCAAGCACGCCACCTGACGGTGATCGGTCAGGTGGCGTCGACGCCGGTGAGTTCGGCCGACAGCGCCCACAGGCGGGCGGCTTCGCTCGGGTCGATGGCGTAGTCGCGGACACCCACCCGGAGGCCGACGTCGGTCACGCCGTCGCCCTCGGGGGCGAGTCCGGCGATGTCGCAGTCTTCGAGGTAGACGCCGCCGTGGCCGTCGAGCTGGGGTGAGGTCGCGGCCCAGACCTGGGTGGCCGCGCCGGCTTCGGGGGTCTTGAAGTAGCCGCTGGGGACGCCGTTTTCGTCGACCCAGCCCTGGGCGACGCGCTCCTCCTGCGGGATGTGGCGGGCGAGGTTGGTCAGGATCGAGCCGGGGTGCAGGGCGAAGGCGCGTACTCCGCGGTCGCGGCCGAACCGGTCGAGGTGGACGGCGAAGAGGATGTTGGCCGTCTTGGCCTGGCCGTAGGCGAGCCACTTGTCGTAGCCGGTCTCGAAGTGGGGGTCGGCCCAGCGGACGGGTGAGAAGTGGTGGCCGCGGGAGGAGACGGAGACGACGCGTGCGCCGTCGGTGATGGCCGGCCAGAGGCGGTTGACCAGGGCGAAGTGGCCGAGGTGGTTGGTGGCGAACTGGGCTTCCCAGCCGGGCCCGACCCGGGTTTCGGGGCAGGCCATGATGCCGGCGCTGTCGATGACGACGTCGAGGCGGCGGCCGGTGTCGAGGAAGCGGTCGGCGAAGGCGCGGACGCTGTCGAGGTCGCCGAGGTCCAGTTCATCGACCTCCGCGAGGCCTTCGAGCGCGGCTTCGGCGGTGGCGCGGCGGCGGGCGGGGACGACGACGTGGGCGCCGGCGTTCGCGAGGGCGCGGGTGGTTTCGAGGCCGATGCCGGAGTAGCCGCCGGTGACGAGGGCGAGCTTGCCGGTGAGGTCGATGCCGTCGAGGACTTCGGCCGCGGTGCTGGTGGCGCCGAAGCCGGAACCGATCTTGTGCTGCGGGGTGGTCATGGTTTCGACGGTAGGAGCTGGAGTGCGCTCCAGCGCAAGCACGCGGGAGGATCTCGTGGAGTGGGTGCTGGTGCTGAGGTGCGGCGGTTCCGGGAAGCCGGTGTTCGCGCGGCGGCTCGGTGTGTTGATCGCGGCGCCGCGACGGATCCTGGACGGCGACCTCGGACCGTACGACGTCCTGGAGGTGCGGCTGGCGGCGGACACAGCGGTGGTGCTGAACCCTTCGCCGGCGCGGTGTGCGTGGCGCGCGCTGCGCCGGGGACGTGAGCGCTGGGACTTCGGGCGGTGGCTGCTGATCTACCGGTGGCGGCACCTTGCGGAACTGCGGCGGGCGCTGCCGGCGTCCGATGTGGACGTCGTCGAGCTGCGCTCGCCTCGCGCGGTGGCTGCTTCCTCGGCCGCGTTGACTGAAGCAGTGAATCAGTGCTTCACTTCTTGACGTGCCCTACCGCCGCACCCCCAAGGTGCAGGAACGCCTGGATGCCCAGCGCGAGACGATCGTCGCCGCGGCGACCGAGCAGCTCGCCGAGCACGGCTACGGCGGGTGCTCCGTTGCCGCCGTCGCCGAGCGCGCCGGGGTCGCCGTCGGCAGCGTCTACAAGCACTTCCCCACCAAGGCCGACCTGGTCGTGCACGTGTTCCGGCAGGTCGTGACCCGCGAGGTGGAGGCCGTGCGGGCCGCGTCCGCGCGGCCGGGTGAGCCCGCCGAGCGGGTGCTGGCCGTGTTCGAGACCTTCGCCCAGCGCGCGCTCAAGGCGCCCCGGCAGGCCTACGCGCTGCTCGCCGAGCCGGTCGACGCGCTGATCGACGCCGAGCGGCTCGAGTTCCGGCGGGCGTTCACCGAGGTCGTCGCCGAGCACGTCGCCGCCGGGGTGAAGCAGGGCGCGCTGCCGCCGCAGGACGGCCGGCTGACCGCCGCCGCGCTGGTCGGGGCCGCCGCCGAAGTTCTCATCGGTCCGTTGACCAGCGGTAACGCCGGTGACGTCGCCGAGCTCCGCACGTTCGTCGTCCGCGCTCTAGGAGGTTCCGATGCCCGCCACGCATGAGGTCACCAACCAGGTCCCGCCCCTGGCCGGCCACGACGCCGGGGACGACCCCGCGCTGCTCGAAGGGCTGGAGCGGGCGGGCGCGGGCTGGGCCGCGGCCGAGGTGCACGAGCTGGGCCGGCTGGCCGGGAGCGAGCAGGTCCAGGAGTGGAGCCGGCTGGTCAACGAGAACGAGCCGGTGCTGCGCACCCACGACCGCTACGGCAACCGGATCGACGAGGTGGAATTCCACCCGCACTGGCACGACCTGATGACCGTCGCGGTGAGCCACGGCCTGCACGGCACGCCGTGGCAGGACCCGCGCGAAGGCGTGCACGCGGCCCGCGCGGCGAAGTTCTACGTCTGGGGCCAGGCCGAGGCCGGGCACAGCTGCCCGATTTCGATGACCTACGCCGCGATCCCGGCGCTGCGCGCCAACCCCGAGCTCGCCGCGCGGTACGAGCCGCTTCTGGCCGCGACCGAGTACGACTTCGGGCTGCGCGAGCCGGGCACCAAGCGCGGCCTGATCGCGGGCATGTCGATGACCGAGAAGCAGGGCGGCTCCGACGTCCGGGCCAACACGACCACCGCGACCCCGAGCGCCGACGGCAGCTACACCCTCGTCGGGCACAAGTGGTTCACCTCCGCGCCGATGTCGGACATGTTCCTGACGCTGGCGCAGGCGCCGGGCGGGCTGTCGTGCTTCCTGCTCCCCCGCGTCCTGCCCGACGGTTCGCGCAACCCGATCCGGCTGCAGCGGCTGAAGGACAAGCTGGGCAACCGGTCGAACGCGTCCTCGGAGATCGAGTACGACGACGCCGTCGGCTGGCTGGTCGGCGAAGAGGGCCGCGGGGTCCGCACGATCATCGAGATGGTCAACAACACCCGGCTCGACTGTACGCTGGGCAGCGCGTCCGGGATGCGGCTGGGCGCCGTGCGCGCGGTCCACCACGCGACCCACCGGCACGCCTTCGGCAAGGCGCTCGTCGACCAGCCGCTGATGGCCAACGTGCTGGCCGACCTGGTGGTCGAGTCCGAAGCCGCGACGACGGTGGCGATGCGGCTGGCCGCGGCGGGCGACCGGACCGGCGACCCGCAGGAGCAGGCGTTCCGGCGGCTCGGGCTGGCGGTGTCGAAGTACTGGGTGTGCAAGCGGGCGCCGGCGCACGCCGCCGAAGCCCTCGAATGCTTCGGTGGCAACGGTTACGTCGAGGAGTCGGGCATGCCGCGGCTCTACCGCGAGGCGCCGCTGTCGTCCATTTGGGAGGGTTCGGGCAATGTGGCGGCGCTGGACGCGTTGCGCGCCATGGGCAAGCAGCCCGAATCGGTGGCCGCGTTCTTCACCGAGGTCGAGCAGGCCGCCGGCGGCGACGCGCGGCTGGACGACGCCGTCGACCGGCTCCGCAAGGAGCTGACCGACCTGGACGCGATCGAGTACCGCGCGCGCCGCGTGGTGGAGTCGATGGCGCTGGTCCTGCAGGGCTCGCTGCTGGTGCGCCACGGCCACGCGGCGGTCGCGGACGCGTTCTGCGCCTCCCGCTTCGGCGGCGACTGGGGCATCGCCTTCGGCACGCTCCCGGCCGGCGTCGACACGGGAGCGATCATCGAGCGCGCCGCCGTGCGCTAGCCGCGTTCGGCTCGCCGCCGGGCGAGCTCCTCGACGGCGCTGGGGAGGGTCACCTCGAAGTCGATGAGCTTCGCCCAGGTCGGGGTGACGACGATGCGGACCATGCCGTCGTAGAGCGAGCGCACCTCGCGCTCCCACTCCACGCGCTGCTCGGACGTCATCTCGTAGCTGCCGTTCATCGTCAGGTACTCCTGCGGGATGCCGTCGACGACGTCGAGCTCGGCGCGGCCGCGCAGCAGCAGGATCTTCGGCGGGTGGGACTCGGTGTCGATCGTCATGGCGACGGCCGGGTTCGCCCGCAGGGAGCGCAGCTTCGGCATGTTCTTCGCGGTGCACATGACGATCTCCGCGCCGTTCCAGGTGAACGCCATCGGGACCGACCTCGGGGTGCCGTCCTGGGCGACGTAGGCCAGGCGGGTGATGTCGCGGGCCAGCAGTTCCTTGCTGTAGGGCCGGTTCAGCACCTCGGTGATCTCGTTCTGCTCCACGGTGTCCTCCGTCTCCGGGGCGGCCGGTGGTGGCCGCTGCTACCCCTGGGACGGAGCCGTCACCGGGTTTTCGACATCAGCCGCCGAGCGCGTCGAGGGCGCCGGCGACCGCGGCGGCTTTGAGCTCCTCGACGGGGGCGTCGGGGAACTGCATGCAGACGTCCTGGAGGCCGCCGAGGGCCAGGATCGCGCGGGCCTGGCGCGCGAGCGTCGGGGACGGGCCGCAGATCAGTTCAGTGAGCCGGGTGCGCCAGCCCAGCACCTTGTCGATCAGGCCGAGCTCCGCCAGGGTCGGCATCTCGGCCAGCAGCATGATCACGTCCGCGCGGTGGCGGTAGTTGAAGTCGAAGAACCCCTCGATCAGCTCCCGCACCGGCGCGTCGCCGCGGGCCTCCTGGGTGCGGAGGAACGCTTCGCCGTCGTCGAGCATGGGCTGGACGATGCTGAGCACGAGGTCGTCGCGGGACGGGAAGTGGTAGTAGAGCGCGGGTTTGGTGATGCCGAGCCGGCCGGCGATGTCCTGGAGGCTGGTGCGCTGGACGCCCTGGCTGGTG encodes the following:
- a CDS encoding SRPBCC domain-containing protein translates to MDILHRIGVQNATPDKVYEALTTIDGLAGWWTEKTEGETGVGDVIAFRFIPGGFDMKVIELDPARLVRWEVVDGPPEWIGTTIRWDLEQRDDYTIVLFKHEGWREAVEFMHHCSTKWAIYLMSLKQLVETGEGAPAPRDVMISDWH
- a CDS encoding metalloregulator ArsR/SmtB family transcription factor, translating into MSTTVDDDLWSAIGDPTRRRMLDLLLTEGRGTATSLSEHLPVTRQAVAKHLAILDRVGLVHAQAEGREKQFRVDETQLARAVAQLTDVGNAWDARLRRIRHIAETIERKKQ
- a CDS encoding SRPBCC domain-containing protein, which gives rise to MDHGTLERELHIDATPDVVFDVVSNPEHVREWWPDEADYPVEPGGEGHIAFDGQQVRFTVVDAIPPKLFSFRWTHAEGETAAPGNSFLVVFELEPTATGTRLRMTETGFRERGWDEAKIAAEYADHESGWDHFLPRLPARAAEVGATR
- a CDS encoding GNAT family N-acetyltransferase, giving the protein MIRDATTADAPACAAIYAPYVTDTVISFETEAPDTTEMARRITAAHAWLVLEDDDHIAGYAYATPFAARAAYRWSCETSIYLERGRRRTGAGRALYEELFERLRERGFHRAFAGMTLPNEASAGLHRTLGFEPAGVYRRVGWKHGAWHDVAWVQHDLNATEGCTSAPRELT
- a CDS encoding XRE family transcriptional regulator — protein: MTDPLSARLAATVHATRTSRGLSAAALADRSGVSRAMIGKIERGDVQPTAALLAKLSDALGLTLSELIARAEGDERRLVRAADQPVWVDPETGYRRRAVSPAAGRPLELVEVELPPGAEVAMAAGTYAFLHQQIWVLAGQLRFHEGAQVHELAAGDCLQLGAPSDCVFANPGALPCRYLVALLKHAT
- a CDS encoding SDR family NAD(P)-dependent oxidoreductase; protein product: MTTPQHKIGSGFGATSTAAEVLDGIDLTGKLALVTGGYSGIGLETTRALANAGAHVVVPARRRATAEAALEGLAEVDELDLGDLDSVRAFADRFLDTGRRLDVVIDSAGIMACPETRVGPGWEAQFATNHLGHFALVNRLWPAITDGARVVSVSSRGHHFSPVRWADPHFETGYDKWLAYGQAKTANILFAVHLDRFGRDRGVRAFALHPGSILTNLARHIPQEERVAQGWVDENGVPSGYFKTPEAGAATQVWAATSPQLDGHGGVYLEDCDIAGLAPEGDGVTDVGLRVGVRDYAIDPSEAARLWALSAELTGVDAT
- a CDS encoding TetR/AcrR family transcriptional regulator, with protein sequence MPYRRTPKVQERLDAQRETIVAAATEQLAEHGYGGCSVAAVAERAGVAVGSVYKHFPTKADLVVHVFRQVVTREVEAVRAASARPGEPAERVLAVFETFAQRALKAPRQAYALLAEPVDALIDAERLEFRRAFTEVVAEHVAAGVKQGALPPQDGRLTAAALVGAAAEVLIGPLTSGNAGDVAELRTFVVRALGGSDARHA
- a CDS encoding acyl-CoA dehydrogenase family protein: MPATHEVTNQVPPLAGHDAGDDPALLEGLERAGAGWAAAEVHELGRLAGSEQVQEWSRLVNENEPVLRTHDRYGNRIDEVEFHPHWHDLMTVAVSHGLHGTPWQDPREGVHAARAAKFYVWGQAEAGHSCPISMTYAAIPALRANPELAARYEPLLAATEYDFGLREPGTKRGLIAGMSMTEKQGGSDVRANTTTATPSADGSYTLVGHKWFTSAPMSDMFLTLAQAPGGLSCFLLPRVLPDGSRNPIRLQRLKDKLGNRSNASSEIEYDDAVGWLVGEEGRGVRTIIEMVNNTRLDCTLGSASGMRLGAVRAVHHATHRHAFGKALVDQPLMANVLADLVVESEAATTVAMRLAAAGDRTGDPQEQAFRRLGLAVSKYWVCKRAPAHAAEALECFGGNGYVEESGMPRLYREAPLSSIWEGSGNVAALDALRAMGKQPESVAAFFTEVEQAAGGDARLDDAVDRLRKELTDLDAIEYRARRVVESMALVLQGSLLVRHGHAAVADAFCASRFGGDWGIAFGTLPAGVDTGAIIERAAVR
- a CDS encoding pyridoxamine 5'-phosphate oxidase family protein, with translation MEQNEITEVLNRPYSKELLARDITRLAYVAQDGTPRSVPMAFTWNGAEIVMCTAKNMPKLRSLRANPAVAMTIDTESHPPKILLLRGRAELDVVDGIPQEYLTMNGSYEMTSEQRVEWEREVRSLYDGMVRIVVTPTWAKLIDFEVTLPSAVEELARRRAERG
- a CDS encoding TetR/AcrR family transcriptional regulator, with the translated sequence MPKPSDTKQRILDVARDLFTSQGVQRTSLQDIAGRLGITKPALYYHFPSRDDLVLSIVQPMLDDGEAFLRTQEARGDAPVRELIEGFFDFNYRHRADVIMLLAEMPTLAELGLIDKVLGWRTRLTELICGPSPTLARQARAILALGGLQDVCMQFPDAPVEELKAAAVAGALDALGG